In the genome of Montipora foliosa isolate CH-2021 chromosome 3, ASM3666993v2, whole genome shotgun sequence, one region contains:
- the LOC137994177 gene encoding uncharacterized protein, with amino-acid sequence MFCENCGAWLRSDYKYCPKCGKTYGENTKVASTSSTISFQEFKGKKSTERGKFIDNKSKKRKTADETPVIITVGIASSKKGVLKLIRGKSLPLKVSKSASAETVREEALKKRAAYDRSFRSDLTYKLCYPDGSEVVNLPGTDEPFTLEKYKEDLGKAYSRITLLLCPLQEMDIHDEQEHVNIKTKDHGEESSSSASFDDTFGEYICDDYDSDVQDLEAYFLENQSASKGNSSTLDSIHQGGSVAMDLDLQGNRAVVQSLPQANRAALDLDQQDNSGNLHCAPHGDRAALQPVQSQPVDEGRVSSTSSHSVCIPGRRSTMEIKVHRANIRNDMLTIFSDPCILDERIILDVIFINRRGEEEAGRGSGLLRDLFSLFWKDVYQSLMVGETERVPSIRHDIQRPQWEAIGRILMKGFSSCQYFPLMLSKTFFISCLYGESAISEELLMQSFMNFVSESEKKLIQSCLDGQVDPLDEELCDFLSTFDCKKVVNATNSKGILMELAHKELIQKPQYVAEC; translated from the exons ATGTTTTGTGAAAACTGCGGTGCATGGTTGCGGAGTGATTATAAGTATTGCCCTAAATGCGGCAAAACGTATGGTGAAAACACGAAGGTTGCGTCTACAAGTTCAACGATCAGCTTTCAGGAATTTAAGGGTAAAAAGTCAACGGAAAGGGGGAAATTCATTGATAACAAAAGCAAGAAGAGAAAGACGGCGGATGAAACCCCTGTCATTATCACAGTTGGTATCGCTTCCAGCAAGAAAGGAGTACTGAAACTAATTCGAGGAAAGTCCTTACCTCTAAAGGTCAGCAAGTCTGCATCAGCAGAAACTGTACGTGAAGAAGCTTTGAAGAAAAGAGCGGCTTACGATAGGTCTTTTAGAAGTGACCTAACTTACAAGCTGTGCTATCCAGATGGGAGTGAGGTTGTAAATCTGCCGGGCACTGATGAGCCATTTACTTTGGAGAAATACAAAGAAGACTTAGGAAAAGCCTACAGCCGCATAACACTTCTTCTTTGTCCACTCCAAGAAATGGACATTCATGATGAACAAGAGCATgtcaacattaaaacaaaagaccaCGGCGAAGAAA GTTCTTCAAGTGCTAGTTTTGATGACACTTTTGGTGAATATATTTGTG ATGACTATGATAGTGATGTGCAAGATTTAGAGGCTTATTTCCTGGAAAACCAGTCTGCTAGTAAAG GTAACAGTTCTACCTTGGACTCGATTCATCAAGGTGGAAGTGTTGCTATGGATCTTGACCTTCAAGGTAACAGGGCTGTCGTGCAATCCCTTCCCCAAGCCAACAGGGCTGCCTTAGACCTCGATCAACAAGACAACAGTGGAAACTTGCATTGTGCTCCTCATGGTGATAGAGCTGCCTTACAACCAGTCCAATCTCAGCCAGTGGATGAAG GCCGTGTTTCAAGCACATCTTCACATTCTGTGTGCATTCCAGGAAGACGGTCTACCATGGAGATTAAAGTCCATAGAGCCAACATCAGGAATGACATGCTTACCATATTTTCTGATCCATGCATACTTGATGAACGCATCATCTTAGATGTAATTTTTATAAATCGTAGAGGTGAAGAGGAAGCTGGTAGAGGGAGTGGATTACTGAGAGATTTGTTTAGCCTCTTCTGGAAAGATGTCTATCAATCTCTGATGGTCGGTGAAACTGAACGAGTACCAAGCATCAGACATGACATCCAACGACCACAGTGGGAAGCCATTGGAAGAATCCTTATGAAGGGCTTTAGTTCTTGTCAGTATTTTCCCTTGATGTTATCAAAGACATTTTTTATTAGCTGTCTTTATGGAGAGTCTGCAATAAGTGAAGAGTTGCTTATGCAGTCATTCATGAACTTTGTCTCTGAGAGTGAGAAAAAACTCATTCAGAGTTGCCTTGATGGCCAAGTTGATCCACTTGATGAAGAATTATGCGATTTCCTGTCTACTTTTGATTGTAAAAAGGTTGTAAATGCAACTAACAGTAAAGGAATTCTGATGGAATTGGCTCATAAAGAGCTTATTCAGAAACCTCAGTATGTTGCAGAATGCTGA